The proteins below come from a single Scatophagus argus isolate fScaArg1 chromosome 15, fScaArg1.pri, whole genome shotgun sequence genomic window:
- the si:dkey-13p1.4 gene encoding transmembrane protein 151B, which yields MLSSEPDSAEDTAASAHNDAEGEEQEEEEEEEEEEENSPAESDVLEEEQRPVQQSLGACVCRESHWRCLLLSLLMYGCLGVVAWCQLTQVTKISFNQQLASSFTASLTSSLRGASGMGVGGHSMIYHDSPCSDGYIYIPLAFLLMLYVIYMVECWHCRARSELQCKADVDSVYERVLRMRQAQPCIWWKAISYHFVRRTRQVTRYRNGDAYTTTQVYHERVNTHVAEGEFDYSHCGMKDVSRELKGLEGHTATRLRFTKCFSFTEAGPENDYLNQRARFFSEIEGLDDYMEAREGMQLKNVDFRDNLIAYVDPDRMPWYSSQVAFWLAALLMLSWPLRVLIEYRTAYVHYRIEKLFGLEYSHSSPSPLDVDRPLGSNTGCVIPRVDTLDSTEMEWHIRCNRQVIPSYSEAVLINMGTADSLQDAEYTSSSNCFLLDNSNHTARSYGTLQSPDDCEQRSEPNEQGDGGGRRRTITGSSCSSIFSCQGALFHSHPSSDTSRFSLCRMYGSHRTVALWRSRSSNLTDPCCVDEQCCRSDSSQLALSDSPPNYRDAQFFPVLIVHRSDGCSIVDGRGLRRYYIRRGSSCVETAL from the exons ATGCTCTCCTCCGAACCGGACTCTGCGGAGGACACGGCGGCCAGTGCCCACAACGATGCCgagggagaggagcaggaggaggaggaggaagaggaggaggaggaggagaactcACCGGCTGAGAGTGAtgtcctggaggaggag cagcgtCCAGTGCAGCAGTCCCTCGGTGCTTGTGTCTGCCGGGAGTCCCATTGGCGAtgcctgctgctctctctgctcatGTATGGCTGCCTGGGTGTGGTGGCCTGGTGCCAGCTGACCCAGGTCACCAAGATCAGCTTCAACCAGCAACTCGCCTCTTCCTTCACGgcctccctcacctcctccctgcGGGGGGCCTCTGGGATGGGCGTCGGAGGCCACTCAATGATCTACCATGACAGCCCCTGCTCTGATGGCTACATCTACATCCCTCTGGCGTTCCTGCTCATGCTCTATGTAATATACATGGTGGAGTGCTGGCACTGCAGAGCCAGAAGCGAACTGCAGTGCAAAGCGGACGTGGACAGCGTGTATGAGCGTGTGCTGCGGATGCGACAGGCCCAGCCCTGCATATGGTGGAAGGCCATCAGTTACCATTTTGTCAGACGGACTCGGCAAGTCACTCGATACCGTAATGGAGACGCCTACACCACCACGCAGGTGTACCACGAGAGGGTGAACACTCATGTGGCCGAGGGGGAGTTTGACTACAGCCACTGTGGGATGAAAGATGTATCGCGTGAACTCAAGGGCTTGGAGGGACATACAGCAACTCGGCTGCGCTTTACTAAATGTTTCAGCTTCACCGAGGCCGGTCCAGAGAATGATTACCTCAACCAGAGAGCCAGGTTCTTCTCTGAAATTGAAGGTTTGGACGATTACATGGAGGCCAGGGAGGGGATGCAGCTGAAGAACGTGGACTTCAGAGACAACCTGATAGCTTATGTAGACCCAGATAGGATGCCTTGGTACAGTTCCCAGGTTGCCTTCTGGCTGGCAGCTCTGCTAATGCTGTCCTGGCCTCTGAGAGTGCTGATAGAGTACCGCACTGCTTATGTGCACTACCGCATAGAGAAACTCTTTGGGTTGGAGTACAGTCACAGCAGCCCCTCTCCTTTAGATGTAGACAGGCCTCTGGGGAGTAACACTGGCTGTGTTATTCCAAGAGTAGACACACTGGACAGCACTGAAATGGAGTGGCACATACGCTGTAACCGCCAGGTGATTCCGAGCTACTCCGAGGCCGTGCTGATCAACATGGGCACAGCAGACTCATTACAAGACGCTGAATACACCTCTTCCTCAAATTGCTTCCTCCTGGACAACAGCAACCATACGGCTCGGAGCTACGGCACCCTCCAAAGCCCGGACGACTGCGAGCAACGAAGCGAGCCGAATGAACAAGGCGACGGAGGAGGCCGGAGGAGAACCATCACTGGCTCGAGCTGCTCCTCCATCTTTTCCTGCCAAGGAGCTCTGTTCCACTCCCACCCCTCCTCCGACACATCCCGCTTCTCTCTCTGCCGCATGTACGGCTCCCATCGCACTGTGGCCCTGTGGAGGAGCCGCAGCAGCAACCTGACAGACCCCTGCTGCGTGGACGAGCAGTGCTGCCGGTCCGACTCCAGCCAGCTGGCGCTCAGCGACAGTCCGCCCAATTATAGAGACGCGCAGTTCTTCCCAGTCCTCATTGTGCATCGTTCTGACGGCTGCAGCATTGTGGACGGGAGGGGACTGAGGCGTTATTATATACGGAGGGGGTCGTCAT